The genomic window GCGTCTTCCAGCCGACGACGAGCAGGATGCCGCCGCCCAGTTCGAGCGCCGCGGCGCCCGCCGCCAGCAACTCGGGCAGCGGCAGGCCCTTGCTGGCGATGTAGCCGGCGGTGCCGGAGAGGCCGACGGCCTTGCCGTAGCCGGCGACGATGAAGATGATCGCGATCAGGATGCGGCCCGCGAGCGGGCCGAAGCGTTCCAGGACAGCCATGACCTCCTCCTTTCTCGCGGCGAGGCGCCGCCGCGGCGGCCGGCAGCACGGATGCAACTTCCGGCTTCCATGTGACATGCCGGCGCGGTCATGGTTCGCCGGCGCCGGGAAAGCGGCTAGAACGGCAGCTCGCCCTGCCGCGCCGGCGGAACCTGCATTGCCTCGGCCAGCGGCGCCAGCCCGCTGGCGCGGACGCCGAGCAGGCGGAGCCTGGCGTCGAGCGGCACGCGCTTCAGGCATTCGCCGGCGGCCTGGCGGATCGGCCGGCCGTCGGCGACCGGCGCCGGCAGCGTCAGGTCGCGCGTCGCCGTGCGGAAGTCGGCGTAGCGCAGCTTGATGCCGATCGTGCGCGCGGCGTAGCCCTTGCGCCGGAGGTCGTCGGCGAGGCGCTGGCAGAGGCCGGTGAAGATCTCGGAGAGTTCGCTGCGGTCGCTGCGCGCGTGCAGGTCGCGCGCGAAGGTGGTTTCGCGGCTGATCGACTTCGGCTCGGATTCGGTCACCACCGGCCGCTCGTCGATGCCGTGGGCGACGCGGTGCAGCCACTCGCCGTAGCTGCGGCCGAAGTGCGCGACCAGGAGCTCCGGCGTTGCCGCGGCCAGTTCGCCGATCGTGGCGATGCCGAGCCCGGCCAGCTTTTCCGCCGCCTTCGGGCCGATCCCGTTCACCTTGCGCGCCGGCAGCGGCCAGATGCGCGCCGGAATATCGTCCGCCGCGAGCACGGTCAGCCCGTCCGGCTTCTCCAGGTCGGAGCCGATCTTTGCCAGCAGTTTGTTCGGGGCGACGCCGATCGAGCAGGAGAGGCCGGTGGCGGCGAACACCGCGTCCTTCAGCCGGCGCGCGAGCGGCAGTGTGTCCTCGGCGATGTCGCTCAGGTCGAGGTAGATCTCGTCGATGCCGCGGTCCTCGATCTGCGGCGCGATCGCGGCGACGGCGGCCTTGAACCGGCGCGAGTAGTGGCGGTAGGCGTCGAAGTCGGCCGGCAGCAGGATCGCGTCGGGGGCGAGCGCCGCCGACTTCATCAGCCCCATGCCGGAGAACACGCCGAGCGCGCGCGCCTCGTAGGTCGAGGTGGTGACGACGCCGCGCCCGACGTAGTCGGCGAGCCGCGCGAAGCCGTCGCCGCCGGCGCGCACCGCGCCGCGGCCGCCGACCACCACCGGCCGCCCGCGCAATTCGGGGCGGCTGAGCAGCTCGACCGACGCGAAGAAGGCGTCCATGTCGAGATGGGCGATGCGGCGATTACTGTTCATCCGTACAGTATACCGGTGCCGGCACGGCGCGCCCAGGCGCTGCGGTTAGAATCGGCGCATCCCGTCCTCATTCCGGAGCGCCGATGCTGCCCCGTTCGCTCAACGCAAGAATCCTCCTCGGCGCCGCGCTCGGCATCGCCGGCGGCCTGCTCGTCGCCGGCGGCGGCCCGCTGCACGGCGAGGCCGGGCCGGTGCTCTACGCGGCCAAGCTGCTCGGCTCGCTGTTCCTCGACCTGTTGCGGCTGGTGCTGGTGCCGCTGGTCTTCGCGTCGATCGTCGTCGGCGTCGCCAACCTCAGCGCGCACCGGCAGATGCACCGCGTCTGGCAGACGACGCTGATCTTCTTCGTGCTGACGATGGCCATCGCCATCCTCATCGGCTTCGGCGCCGCGCACCTGTTCCGTCCCGGCGAGGGCCTGCAGCTGGCGATGTTCGAGGAGGCGACGCGCAATTTCCAGGCGCGGCAGATGCCGCTGCCCGACTACATCGCGCAGTTCCTGCGCGGCATGTTCCAGAATCCGTTCAAGGCGCTGGCGCAGGGCGAGATCCTCGCCGTCGTCGTCGTCGCGCTCTTCCTCGGCATCGCGCTGGTGGTCGGCGGCGAGCGCTACCGCAACCTGAAGCAGGTGCTGCAGGAACTGCAGGAGCTGTGCCTGATGGTCGTCGGCTGGATCATGCACCTGGCGCCGTTCGGCATCGCCGCGCTGCTGCTGCAGCTGGTGGCGACGCAGGACACGCGCCTGCTCGAGAGCCTGGCGCACTTCATCGCGGTGGTGATCGGCTCGACGCTGTTCCACGGCGCGGTCGTGCTGCCGCTGCTGCTCTACCTGGTCACCGGCGTCACGCCGCTGCGCTTCTGGCGCGGCGCGCGCGAGGCGCTGGTCACCGCCTTCGCCACCAGCTCGAGCGCGGCGACGCTGCCGGTGACGCTGCGCTGCACCGAGCAGCATCTGCACGTGAAGAAGGACATCGCCAACTTCGTCGTGCCGCTCGGCGCCACCGTCAACATGGACGGCACCGCGCTCTACGAGGCCGCCGCCGCGCTCTTCGTCGCGCGGCTGGCGGGCATCGACCTCGGCCTCGGCGAGCAGCTGGTGATCTTCTTCGTCGCCATGCTCGGCGCCGTCGGCGCGCCGGGGATTCCCAGCGTCGGCATGCTGAGCATGGTGCTGGTGCTCGAATCGGTCGGCCTGCCGACCGCGGCGATCGCCATCCTGCTGCCGATCGACCGCGTCCTCGACACCGTGCGCACCGCGGTGAACGTCGAGGGCGACATGGTCGGCAGCCTGGTCGTGCAGAAGCTGACGGAGTCCGCCGACGCGCCGCGCGCCCAGGCGGCTAGCAGTTAGCCAACCTGAATCCGGCAGGTGTTGCCTGCCGTCATTCCGGGCTTGGCCCGGAATCCCGCCGGGTCCTGCCGGATTCCGGCGTTCGCCGGAATGACGAACTTATCCATCCGTTTCAACACGCCCTACGCCAGCCACTCCGCCAGCGTCGGCGGGCGCGGCGCCGCGCCGAGCTGGGCGAGGAACAGCTCGGCGGCGGCGAGCGCGTCGGAGAGCGCATCGTGCGCCGGGTAGCGGGGCAGGCCGTAATGCCGGCGCAGGGTGCCGAGGCGCAGGCTGCCCGGCGCCGGCGCCTGCCCGGGCGGCATCAGGCGACGGGCGATGTCGAGGGTGTCGATCGCCGGGATCGCGATGCCGCCGCCGAGCAGCCGGCGGCAGGCCGCGTCGACGAAGCCGCGCTCGGTCGGCGCGTAATGCGCGATCAGCACGCGCCCGGCGAGCGCCGCCAGCAGCTCGCGCAGCGCCGCATCCAGCGGCACGCCGGCGGCCGCCTCGTCGTCGGTGATCGCATGCACCGTCGCCGACTCGGCGCTCATCGCGCCGGCGATGCGCACGATGCGCCGGCGGGCGCTGCCGAGGTCGATGCGCGGGCCGTCGAGGCAGACCCAGCCGAGGCTGACGATCTCGTGCTGCTGTGGATCGCCGCCGGTCGTTTCCAGGTCGAGCGCGAGGTAGCGGGCGGCGGCGCACGGCAGTCCGCCCGGCGGCCACGGCGCGGCGAGGAAGTCCCGGCGCGGCCCGGCCGGCGCCCGCGCCAGCAGCCAGCGGCGGCGCAGCTCGCCGGCCAGGCGGCGGATCACGTCGCGCTCCGCGCCGCATAGCGCTGCGCCATCACCGCCTGCTGACGTTCGATCACCGCGAAGGCGGCTTTCAGTTCCGCGCGCTCGAGCCTGCCCAGCGATGCCGGCGCGATCAGGTTGTCGGGCGCCTCGCCGCGGCGGAGTTGCGCGGACTGGTGACGCAGGCGCAGGCCGCCGAGGAACTCGAAGGCC from Azospira restricta includes these protein-coding regions:
- a CDS encoding exonuclease domain-containing protein, with the translated sequence MIRRLAGELRRRWLLARAPAGPRRDFLAAPWPPGGLPCAAARYLALDLETTGGDPQQHEIVSLGWVCLDGPRIDLGSARRRIVRIAGAMSAESATVHAITDDEAAAGVPLDAALRELLAALAGRVLIAHYAPTERGFVDAACRRLLGGGIAIPAIDTLDIARRLMPPGQAPAPGSLRLGTLRRHYGLPRYPAHDALSDALAAAELFLAQLGAAPRPPTLAEWLA
- the dinB gene encoding DNA polymerase IV yields the protein MNSNRRIAHLDMDAFFASVELLSRPELRGRPVVVGGRGAVRAGGDGFARLADYVGRGVVTTSTYEARALGVFSGMGLMKSAALAPDAILLPADFDAYRHYSRRFKAAVAAIAPQIEDRGIDEIYLDLSDIAEDTLPLARRLKDAVFAATGLSCSIGVAPNKLLAKIGSDLEKPDGLTVLAADDIPARIWPLPARKVNGIGPKAAEKLAGLGIATIGELAAATPELLVAHFGRSYGEWLHRVAHGIDERPVVTESEPKSISRETTFARDLHARSDRSELSEIFTGLCQRLADDLRRKGYAARTIGIKLRYADFRTATRDLTLPAPVADGRPIRQAAGECLKRVPLDARLRLLGVRASGLAPLAEAMQVPPARQGELPF
- a CDS encoding DoxX family protein, which translates into the protein MAVLERFGPLAGRILIAIIFIVAGYGKAVGLSGTAGYIASKGLPLPELLAAGAAALELGGGILLVVGWKTRWAAAALFGFTLLTALIFHAFWAVPPEMVQNQTIHFMKNLAMAGGLLYVVVHGSGPLAIDDGK
- a CDS encoding dicarboxylate/amino acid:cation symporter; this translates as MLPRSLNARILLGAALGIAGGLLVAGGGPLHGEAGPVLYAAKLLGSLFLDLLRLVLVPLVFASIVVGVANLSAHRQMHRVWQTTLIFFVLTMAIAILIGFGAAHLFRPGEGLQLAMFEEATRNFQARQMPLPDYIAQFLRGMFQNPFKALAQGEILAVVVVALFLGIALVVGGERYRNLKQVLQELQELCLMVVGWIMHLAPFGIAALLLQLVATQDTRLLESLAHFIAVVIGSTLFHGAVVLPLLLYLVTGVTPLRFWRGAREALVTAFATSSSAATLPVTLRCTEQHLHVKKDIANFVVPLGATVNMDGTALYEAAAALFVARLAGIDLGLGEQLVIFFVAMLGAVGAPGIPSVGMLSMVLVLESVGLPTAAIAILLPIDRVLDTVRTAVNVEGDMVGSLVVQKLTESADAPRAQAASS